One genomic window of Peromyscus maniculatus bairdii isolate BWxNUB_F1_BW_parent chromosome 2, HU_Pman_BW_mat_3.1, whole genome shotgun sequence includes the following:
- the Nmnat1 gene encoding nicotinamide/nicotinic acid mononucleotide adenylyltransferase 1 yields the protein MDSSEKTEVVLLACGSFNPITNMHLRLFELARDYMNATGKYRVIKGIISPVGDAYKKKGLIPAHHRIIMAELATKHSQWVEVDTWESLQKEWVETVKVLRHHQEKLAAGSCDHPQSSPVLDRPGRKRKWAEQKQDSSPKKLQEPKPTGVPRVKLLCGADLLESFSVPNLWKIEDITQIVANYGLICITRTGSDAQKFIYESDVLWRHQSNIHLVNEWITNDISSTKIRRALRRGQSIRYLVPDLVQEYIEKHDLYSSESEDRNVGVILAPLQRNIAEAKHNSTA from the exons ATGGACTCATCCGAGAAGACAGAAGTGGTCCTCCTGGCCTGCGGTTCCTTTAATCCAATTACCAACATGCACCTCAGACTCTTTGAGCTGGCCAGGGACTACATGAATGCAACAG GAAAATACAGAGTTATCAAAGGCATAATTTCACCCGTTGGCGATGCGTACAAGAAGAAAGGCCTCATCCCTGCCCACCACCGGATTATCATGGCagagcttgccaccaagcattCACAGTGGGTGGAAGTGGACACGTGGGAAAGTCTTCAGAAGGAGTGGGTGGAGACTGTGAAGGTACTCAG ACACCATCAGGAGaagctggcagctggcagctgtGATCACCCACAAAGCTCTCCTGTGCTGGACAGGCCTGGGCGGAAGAGGAAGTGGGCTGAACAAAAGCAGGATTCTAGTCCAAAGAAGCTCCAAGAGCCCAAACCAACAG GTGTGCCCAGGGTGAAACTGCTGTGTGGGGCAGATTTACTGGAGTCCTTCAGTGTCCCCAACTTGTGGAAGATAGAGGACATCACGCAAATTGTGGCCAACTACGGGCTCATATGTATCACTCGGACTGGCAGTGATGCTCAGAAATTCATCTACGAGTCCGATGTGCTGTGGAGACATCAGAGCAACATCCACCTGGTGAATGAATGGATCACCAATGACATCTCATCCACTAAGATCCGGAGAGCTCTCAGAAGGGGCCAGAGCATCCGATACTTGGTACCGGACCTTGTCCAAGAGTACATTGAAAAGCATGATTTGTACAGCTCTGAGAGTGAAGACAGGAATGTTGGGGTCATCCTGGCTCCTCTGCAGAGGAACATCGCTGAGGCGAAGCACAATTCCACAGCATGA